In Gymnogyps californianus isolate 813 chromosome 1, ASM1813914v2, whole genome shotgun sequence, the following are encoded in one genomic region:
- the PROSER1 gene encoding proline and serine-rich protein 1 isoform X3 — MDKKSFETVLDEIRKAVLTEYKLKAIEYVHGYFSSEQVVELLRYFSWAEPQLKAIKALQHKIVAVPASKMVNILNCFTFSKDKLIALEILASNIVDAQNYRLIEDLFRINMSEKKRCRRILEQASKTGCKAPHAMISSCGMIPGNPYPKGKPSRINGIFPGTPIKKDTEECTNEGKGIAARILGPSKPAPSTYNPHKPVPYPIPPCRPHATIAPSAYNNAGLVPMANVIAPGLPAPPPYTPNQVVSENEDLSSQAKPSQNQAFSAQANQLFTPHGSNPSTPAATPVPTPSPVKAISHPLAPATPLISGMNMSTPVLPVFPGQVSSSIHTSQPSTPTPTVIKSLSLPGVPVTSVHSATSTPIPAVFSGLASIPTATPAPQGSSTPCATPAPSEAFASATAPFAGLPFSATSSIASANNPTPLSSVFAGLPLSLPPNAQGISSPVPSTIVNSPATTIPGSLSLPNPILSVLKGFLTSNDTSLINSSALPSAMTSELASLSALANQSSDPPTSSVNKCYTPSATPTPQRSSTPGLAIFPGLPSPSVANSSSTPPTLPAQSPLTTSPSIMPVNCGSSASLLHGTSPTNPDQQLSSAPAATSIPVLVKTEPMSPTLSAFKGPTHSAGPSHGTIGLSALGRAYTSAASVPVSLPSSLNPALSGLSSLSAPLNNSSSLASISLAPHGSSAPIAPVFNGLPPFTSLTSNFAFTGNPALTPPVTLPGSLLATPSTTASAVSAPHVSSTAAVLSGLAASATVSAPPFSLNLSSAVPSLFSVAQGPLGSSNPSFPGFPVSNTPSVTPALPSFPGLQASSAVAAVAPLPAAATAPSPAPVLPGFASAFSSNFNSALVAQAGLTSGLQTPGNAVFPGLLSLPGIPGFPQSAAQSSLQELQHSAAAQSALLQE, encoded by the exons ATGGATAAGAAATCATTTGAAACCGTGCTGGATGAAATTAGAAAG GCTGTATTGACTGAGTACAAATTAAAAGCTATTGAATATGTTCATGGATACTTTTCTAGTGAACAG GTTGTTGAGTTGCTGAGATACTTTTCCTGGGCTGAACCACAGCTCAAGGCAATAAAGGCTTTACAACAT AAAATAGTGGCAGTTCCGGCGTCAAAAATGGTTAATATTCTCAACTGCTTCACATTCAGTAAAGATAAACTTATTGCCCTTGAAATCTTAGCTTC CAACATTGTTGATGCTCAGAATTATCGCCTTATTGAAGATCTGTTCAGAATTAATatgtcagagaagaaaagatgcagaagaatTCTTGAACAG GCTTCAAAAACGGGTTGTAAGGCTCCTCATGCTATGATATCATCCTGTGGCATGATTCCTGGCAACCCTTATCCCAAGGGCAAACCAAGCCGCATAAATGGAATTTTCCCA ggAACCCCTATCAAAAAGGACACAGAAGAATGTACTAATGAAGGAAAGGGAATAGCAGCCCGTATACTTGGACCATCCAAACCA GCTCCATCAACCTACAATCCACACAAACCAGTTCCATACCCCATCCCACCATGTCGGCCACATGCAACTATTGCACCAA GTGCTTACAACAATGCTGGCTTAGTTCCAATGGCTAACGTCATAGCTCCAGGCTTACCAGCTCCTCCCCCATACACTCCTAATCAAGTGGTATCAG AAAATGAGGACCTTTCCAGCCAGGCAAAACCTTCCCAAAATCAAG ctttttctgcaCAAGCGAATCAGCTCTTTACTCCTCATGGTTCTAATCCTTCAACACCTGCTGCTACTCCAGTCCCTACCCCATCACCTGTCAAGGCAATAAGCCATCCATTAGCACCTGCAACTCCACTCATCTCTGGGATGAACATGTCTACCCCTGTCCTTCCTGTTTTCCCAGGACAGGTCTCCTCTTCCATCCATACATCTCAGCCATCCACCCCAACCCCTACTGTCATCAAATCTCTTTCATTGCCTGGTGTTCCTGTCACATCTGTTCACAGTGCAACCTCTACCCCTATCCCTGCAGTTTTTTCTGGGCTGGCTTCTATACCCACTGCTACGCCAGCTCCGCAAGGTTCTTCCACACCGTGTGCCACACCTGCACCTAGCGAAGCTTTCGCATCTGCTACTGCACCATTTGCTGGCCTCCCGTTTTCTGCAACCTCTTCAATTGCTTCCGCTAATAATCCCACTCCATTGTCATCAGTTTTTGCTGGCCTCCCTTTGTCCTTGCCACCCAACGCCCAAGGGATTTCTAGTCCTGTTCCATCTACAATTGTTAATTCTCCCGCCACTACCATTCCTGGTTCACTTAGCTTGCCTAACCCAATTTTGTCTGTCTTAAAGGGATTTCTGACATCAAATGACACTTCATTAATCAATTCATCTGCTTTACCTTCTGCTATGACAAGTGAGCTTGCTTCTTTATCTGCTCTTGCTAATCAAAGCTCTGACCCTCCCACTTCCTCTGTCAACAAATGTTACACTCCAtcagccacccccaccccacagcgTTCCTCCACACCCGGCCTGGCCATTTTTCCAGGTCTTCCATCCCCATCTGTAGCCAATTCTAGTTCCACTCCTCCAACATTGCCTGCACAGTCACCTTTAACCACTTCGCCATCGATTATGCCAGTCAACTGTGGCTCATCAGCCTCCCTCTTGCATGGCACAAGCCCTACTAATCCTGATCAGCAGCTGTCATCAGCCCCAGCTGCCACAAGTATCCCAGTTCTGGTCAAAACAGAACCCATGAGTCCTACCCTCTCGGCCTTCAAAGGTCCTACTCATTCGGCTGGCCCTTCTCATGGCACTATAGGGCTGTCAGCACTCGGGCGTGCATACACCTCAGCAGCTTCAGTGCCAGTCAGTTTACCCAGTTCCCTGAATCCAGCGCTGTCAGGTCTCTCCTCTTTGAGTGCTCCTCTAAACAATTCCAGTTCTCTGGCTTCCATTTCCCTCGCCCCACATGGCTCCTCTGCTCCTATTGCCCCTGTGTTCAATGGACTTCCTCCTTTTACGTCTCTAACCAGTAACTTTGCTTTTACTGGTAATCCAGCACTTACGCCACCCGTCACTCTCCCAGGGTCTTTGTTAGCTACTCCGTCTACAACCGCTTCAGCCGTGTCTGCCCCTCATGTGAGTTCCACTGCCGCCGTACTCTCAGGACTCGCCGCCTCAGCAACAGTCTCTGCTCCACCCTTCTCGCTTAACTTGTCCAGTGCCgtcccttcccttttttctgttgcCCAGGGACCTCTGGGATCATCAAACCCATCCTTCCCTGGTTTTCCTGTCTCTAACACACCCTCTGTCActcctgctctcccttctttccctggCCTCCAGGCATCTTCTGCAGTAGCAGCAGTTGCACCGTTGCCGGCAGCTGCCACAGCCCCATCTCCGGCTCCGGTCCTGCCAGGGTTTGCCTCGGCCTTTAGCTCAAACTTCAACTCTGCACTTGTTGCACAGGCTGG CTTGACTTCTGGACTACAGACACCGGGAAATGCAGTTTTTCCTGGTCTTTTATCTCTCCCTGGTATCCCTGGCTTTCCCCAAAGTGCCGCACAATCTTCCTTGCAGGAATTGCAGCATAGTGCGGCTGCACAGTCAGCACTACTACAG gaaTAA
- the PROSER1 gene encoding proline and serine-rich protein 1 isoform X4, with protein MDKKSFETVLDEIRKAVLTEYKLKAIEYVHGYFSSEQVVELLRYFSWAEPQLKAIKALQHKIVAVPASKMVNILNCFTFSKDKLIALEILASNIVDAQNYRLIEDLFRINMSEKKRCRRILEQASKTGCKAPHAMISSCGMIPGNPYPKGKPSRINGIFPGTPIKKDTEECTNEGKGIAARILGPSKPAPSTYNPHKPVPYPIPPCRPHATIAPSAYNNAGLVPMANVIAPGLPAPPPYTPNQVVSENEDLSSQAKPSQNQAFSAQANQLFTPHGSNPSTPAATPVPTPSPVKAISHPLAPATPLISGMNMSTPVLPVFPGQVSSSIHTSQPSTPTPTVIKSLSLPGVPVTSVHSATSTPIPAVFSGLASIPTATPAPQGSSTPCATPAPSEAFASATAPFAGLPFSATSSIASANNPTPLSSVFAGLPLSLPPNAQGISSPVPSTIVNSPATTIPGSLSLPNPILSVLKGFLTSNDTSLINSSALPSAMTSELASLSALANQSSDPPTSSVNKCYTPSATPTPQRSSTPGLAIFPGLPSPSVANSSSTPPTLPAQSPLTTSPSIMPVNCGSSASLLHGTSPTNPDQQLSSAPAATSIPVLVKTEPMSPTLSAFKGPTHSAGPSHGTIGLSALGRAYTSAASVPVSLPSSLNPALSGLSSLSAPLNNSSSLASISLAPHGSSAPIAPVFNGLPPFTSLTSNFAFTGNPALTPPVTLPGSLLATPSTTASAVSAPHVSSTAAVLSGLAASATVSAPPFSLNLSSAVPSLFSVAQGPLGSSNPSFPGFPVSNTPSVTPALPSFPGLQASSAVAAVAPLPAAATAPSPAPVLPGFASAFSSNFNSALVAQAG; from the exons ATGGATAAGAAATCATTTGAAACCGTGCTGGATGAAATTAGAAAG GCTGTATTGACTGAGTACAAATTAAAAGCTATTGAATATGTTCATGGATACTTTTCTAGTGAACAG GTTGTTGAGTTGCTGAGATACTTTTCCTGGGCTGAACCACAGCTCAAGGCAATAAAGGCTTTACAACAT AAAATAGTGGCAGTTCCGGCGTCAAAAATGGTTAATATTCTCAACTGCTTCACATTCAGTAAAGATAAACTTATTGCCCTTGAAATCTTAGCTTC CAACATTGTTGATGCTCAGAATTATCGCCTTATTGAAGATCTGTTCAGAATTAATatgtcagagaagaaaagatgcagaagaatTCTTGAACAG GCTTCAAAAACGGGTTGTAAGGCTCCTCATGCTATGATATCATCCTGTGGCATGATTCCTGGCAACCCTTATCCCAAGGGCAAACCAAGCCGCATAAATGGAATTTTCCCA ggAACCCCTATCAAAAAGGACACAGAAGAATGTACTAATGAAGGAAAGGGAATAGCAGCCCGTATACTTGGACCATCCAAACCA GCTCCATCAACCTACAATCCACACAAACCAGTTCCATACCCCATCCCACCATGTCGGCCACATGCAACTATTGCACCAA GTGCTTACAACAATGCTGGCTTAGTTCCAATGGCTAACGTCATAGCTCCAGGCTTACCAGCTCCTCCCCCATACACTCCTAATCAAGTGGTATCAG AAAATGAGGACCTTTCCAGCCAGGCAAAACCTTCCCAAAATCAAG ctttttctgcaCAAGCGAATCAGCTCTTTACTCCTCATGGTTCTAATCCTTCAACACCTGCTGCTACTCCAGTCCCTACCCCATCACCTGTCAAGGCAATAAGCCATCCATTAGCACCTGCAACTCCACTCATCTCTGGGATGAACATGTCTACCCCTGTCCTTCCTGTTTTCCCAGGACAGGTCTCCTCTTCCATCCATACATCTCAGCCATCCACCCCAACCCCTACTGTCATCAAATCTCTTTCATTGCCTGGTGTTCCTGTCACATCTGTTCACAGTGCAACCTCTACCCCTATCCCTGCAGTTTTTTCTGGGCTGGCTTCTATACCCACTGCTACGCCAGCTCCGCAAGGTTCTTCCACACCGTGTGCCACACCTGCACCTAGCGAAGCTTTCGCATCTGCTACTGCACCATTTGCTGGCCTCCCGTTTTCTGCAACCTCTTCAATTGCTTCCGCTAATAATCCCACTCCATTGTCATCAGTTTTTGCTGGCCTCCCTTTGTCCTTGCCACCCAACGCCCAAGGGATTTCTAGTCCTGTTCCATCTACAATTGTTAATTCTCCCGCCACTACCATTCCTGGTTCACTTAGCTTGCCTAACCCAATTTTGTCTGTCTTAAAGGGATTTCTGACATCAAATGACACTTCATTAATCAATTCATCTGCTTTACCTTCTGCTATGACAAGTGAGCTTGCTTCTTTATCTGCTCTTGCTAATCAAAGCTCTGACCCTCCCACTTCCTCTGTCAACAAATGTTACACTCCAtcagccacccccaccccacagcgTTCCTCCACACCCGGCCTGGCCATTTTTCCAGGTCTTCCATCCCCATCTGTAGCCAATTCTAGTTCCACTCCTCCAACATTGCCTGCACAGTCACCTTTAACCACTTCGCCATCGATTATGCCAGTCAACTGTGGCTCATCAGCCTCCCTCTTGCATGGCACAAGCCCTACTAATCCTGATCAGCAGCTGTCATCAGCCCCAGCTGCCACAAGTATCCCAGTTCTGGTCAAAACAGAACCCATGAGTCCTACCCTCTCGGCCTTCAAAGGTCCTACTCATTCGGCTGGCCCTTCTCATGGCACTATAGGGCTGTCAGCACTCGGGCGTGCATACACCTCAGCAGCTTCAGTGCCAGTCAGTTTACCCAGTTCCCTGAATCCAGCGCTGTCAGGTCTCTCCTCTTTGAGTGCTCCTCTAAACAATTCCAGTTCTCTGGCTTCCATTTCCCTCGCCCCACATGGCTCCTCTGCTCCTATTGCCCCTGTGTTCAATGGACTTCCTCCTTTTACGTCTCTAACCAGTAACTTTGCTTTTACTGGTAATCCAGCACTTACGCCACCCGTCACTCTCCCAGGGTCTTTGTTAGCTACTCCGTCTACAACCGCTTCAGCCGTGTCTGCCCCTCATGTGAGTTCCACTGCCGCCGTACTCTCAGGACTCGCCGCCTCAGCAACAGTCTCTGCTCCACCCTTCTCGCTTAACTTGTCCAGTGCCgtcccttcccttttttctgttgcCCAGGGACCTCTGGGATCATCAAACCCATCCTTCCCTGGTTTTCCTGTCTCTAACACACCCTCTGTCActcctgctctcccttctttccctggCCTCCAGGCATCTTCTGCAGTAGCAGCAGTTGCACCGTTGCCGGCAGCTGCCACAGCCCCATCTCCGGCTCCGGTCCTGCCAGGGTTTGCCTCGGCCTTTAGCTCAAACTTCAACTCTGCACTTGTTGCACAGGCTGG ATGA
- the PROSER1 gene encoding proline and serine-rich protein 1 isoform X2, whose amino-acid sequence MDKKSFETVLDEIRKVVELLRYFSWAEPQLKAIKALQHKIVAVPASKMVNILNCFTFSKDKLIALEILASNIVDAQNYRLIEDLFRINMSEKKRCRRILEQASKTGCKAPHAMISSCGMIPGNPYPKGKPSRINGIFPGTPIKKDTEECTNEGKGIAARILGPSKPAPSTYNPHKPVPYPIPPCRPHATIAPSAYNNAGLVPMANVIAPGLPAPPPYTPNQVVSENEDLSSQAKPSQNQAFSAQANQLFTPHGSNPSTPAATPVPTPSPVKAISHPLAPATPLISGMNMSTPVLPVFPGQVSSSIHTSQPSTPTPTVIKSLSLPGVPVTSVHSATSTPIPAVFSGLASIPTATPAPQGSSTPCATPAPSEAFASATAPFAGLPFSATSSIASANNPTPLSSVFAGLPLSLPPNAQGISSPVPSTIVNSPATTIPGSLSLPNPILSVLKGFLTSNDTSLINSSALPSAMTSELASLSALANQSSDPPTSSVNKCYTPSATPTPQRSSTPGLAIFPGLPSPSVANSSSTPPTLPAQSPLTTSPSIMPVNCGSSASLLHGTSPTNPDQQLSSAPAATSIPVLVKTEPMSPTLSAFKGPTHSAGPSHGTIGLSALGRAYTSAASVPVSLPSSLNPALSGLSSLSAPLNNSSSLASISLAPHGSSAPIAPVFNGLPPFTSLTSNFAFTGNPALTPPVTLPGSLLATPSTTASAVSAPHVSSTAAVLSGLAASATVSAPPFSLNLSSAVPSLFSVAQGPLGSSNPSFPGFPVSNTPSVTPALPSFPGLQASSAVAAVAPLPAAATAPSPAPVLPGFASAFSSNFNSALVAQAGLTSGLQTPGNAVFPGLLSLPGIPGFPQSAAQSSLQELQHSAAAQSALLQAHSASALENYTAQPEGFANYPSTPGTPFSLQTSLPQSGWQ is encoded by the exons ATGGATAAGAAATCATTTGAAACCGTGCTGGATGAAATTAGAAAG GTTGTTGAGTTGCTGAGATACTTTTCCTGGGCTGAACCACAGCTCAAGGCAATAAAGGCTTTACAACAT AAAATAGTGGCAGTTCCGGCGTCAAAAATGGTTAATATTCTCAACTGCTTCACATTCAGTAAAGATAAACTTATTGCCCTTGAAATCTTAGCTTC CAACATTGTTGATGCTCAGAATTATCGCCTTATTGAAGATCTGTTCAGAATTAATatgtcagagaagaaaagatgcagaagaatTCTTGAACAG GCTTCAAAAACGGGTTGTAAGGCTCCTCATGCTATGATATCATCCTGTGGCATGATTCCTGGCAACCCTTATCCCAAGGGCAAACCAAGCCGCATAAATGGAATTTTCCCA ggAACCCCTATCAAAAAGGACACAGAAGAATGTACTAATGAAGGAAAGGGAATAGCAGCCCGTATACTTGGACCATCCAAACCA GCTCCATCAACCTACAATCCACACAAACCAGTTCCATACCCCATCCCACCATGTCGGCCACATGCAACTATTGCACCAA GTGCTTACAACAATGCTGGCTTAGTTCCAATGGCTAACGTCATAGCTCCAGGCTTACCAGCTCCTCCCCCATACACTCCTAATCAAGTGGTATCAG AAAATGAGGACCTTTCCAGCCAGGCAAAACCTTCCCAAAATCAAG ctttttctgcaCAAGCGAATCAGCTCTTTACTCCTCATGGTTCTAATCCTTCAACACCTGCTGCTACTCCAGTCCCTACCCCATCACCTGTCAAGGCAATAAGCCATCCATTAGCACCTGCAACTCCACTCATCTCTGGGATGAACATGTCTACCCCTGTCCTTCCTGTTTTCCCAGGACAGGTCTCCTCTTCCATCCATACATCTCAGCCATCCACCCCAACCCCTACTGTCATCAAATCTCTTTCATTGCCTGGTGTTCCTGTCACATCTGTTCACAGTGCAACCTCTACCCCTATCCCTGCAGTTTTTTCTGGGCTGGCTTCTATACCCACTGCTACGCCAGCTCCGCAAGGTTCTTCCACACCGTGTGCCACACCTGCACCTAGCGAAGCTTTCGCATCTGCTACTGCACCATTTGCTGGCCTCCCGTTTTCTGCAACCTCTTCAATTGCTTCCGCTAATAATCCCACTCCATTGTCATCAGTTTTTGCTGGCCTCCCTTTGTCCTTGCCACCCAACGCCCAAGGGATTTCTAGTCCTGTTCCATCTACAATTGTTAATTCTCCCGCCACTACCATTCCTGGTTCACTTAGCTTGCCTAACCCAATTTTGTCTGTCTTAAAGGGATTTCTGACATCAAATGACACTTCATTAATCAATTCATCTGCTTTACCTTCTGCTATGACAAGTGAGCTTGCTTCTTTATCTGCTCTTGCTAATCAAAGCTCTGACCCTCCCACTTCCTCTGTCAACAAATGTTACACTCCAtcagccacccccaccccacagcgTTCCTCCACACCCGGCCTGGCCATTTTTCCAGGTCTTCCATCCCCATCTGTAGCCAATTCTAGTTCCACTCCTCCAACATTGCCTGCACAGTCACCTTTAACCACTTCGCCATCGATTATGCCAGTCAACTGTGGCTCATCAGCCTCCCTCTTGCATGGCACAAGCCCTACTAATCCTGATCAGCAGCTGTCATCAGCCCCAGCTGCCACAAGTATCCCAGTTCTGGTCAAAACAGAACCCATGAGTCCTACCCTCTCGGCCTTCAAAGGTCCTACTCATTCGGCTGGCCCTTCTCATGGCACTATAGGGCTGTCAGCACTCGGGCGTGCATACACCTCAGCAGCTTCAGTGCCAGTCAGTTTACCCAGTTCCCTGAATCCAGCGCTGTCAGGTCTCTCCTCTTTGAGTGCTCCTCTAAACAATTCCAGTTCTCTGGCTTCCATTTCCCTCGCCCCACATGGCTCCTCTGCTCCTATTGCCCCTGTGTTCAATGGACTTCCTCCTTTTACGTCTCTAACCAGTAACTTTGCTTTTACTGGTAATCCAGCACTTACGCCACCCGTCACTCTCCCAGGGTCTTTGTTAGCTACTCCGTCTACAACCGCTTCAGCCGTGTCTGCCCCTCATGTGAGTTCCACTGCCGCCGTACTCTCAGGACTCGCCGCCTCAGCAACAGTCTCTGCTCCACCCTTCTCGCTTAACTTGTCCAGTGCCgtcccttcccttttttctgttgcCCAGGGACCTCTGGGATCATCAAACCCATCCTTCCCTGGTTTTCCTGTCTCTAACACACCCTCTGTCActcctgctctcccttctttccctggCCTCCAGGCATCTTCTGCAGTAGCAGCAGTTGCACCGTTGCCGGCAGCTGCCACAGCCCCATCTCCGGCTCCGGTCCTGCCAGGGTTTGCCTCGGCCTTTAGCTCAAACTTCAACTCTGCACTTGTTGCACAGGCTGG CTTGACTTCTGGACTACAGACACCGGGAAATGCAGTTTTTCCTGGTCTTTTATCTCTCCCTGGTATCCCTGGCTTTCCCCAAAGTGCCGCACAATCTTCCTTGCAGGAATTGCAGCATAGTGCGGCTGCACAGTCAGCACTACTACAG GCAcattctgcttctgctctggAGAACTATACAGCTCAGCCTGAAGGTTTTGCTAACTATCCGTCAACACCAGGAACACCATTTTCATTGCAGACAAGTCTGCCCCAGAGTGGATGGCAATAA
- the PROSER1 gene encoding proline and serine-rich protein 1 isoform X1 yields MDKKSFETVLDEIRKAVLTEYKLKAIEYVHGYFSSEQVVELLRYFSWAEPQLKAIKALQHKIVAVPASKMVNILNCFTFSKDKLIALEILASNIVDAQNYRLIEDLFRINMSEKKRCRRILEQASKTGCKAPHAMISSCGMIPGNPYPKGKPSRINGIFPGTPIKKDTEECTNEGKGIAARILGPSKPAPSTYNPHKPVPYPIPPCRPHATIAPSAYNNAGLVPMANVIAPGLPAPPPYTPNQVVSENEDLSSQAKPSQNQAFSAQANQLFTPHGSNPSTPAATPVPTPSPVKAISHPLAPATPLISGMNMSTPVLPVFPGQVSSSIHTSQPSTPTPTVIKSLSLPGVPVTSVHSATSTPIPAVFSGLASIPTATPAPQGSSTPCATPAPSEAFASATAPFAGLPFSATSSIASANNPTPLSSVFAGLPLSLPPNAQGISSPVPSTIVNSPATTIPGSLSLPNPILSVLKGFLTSNDTSLINSSALPSAMTSELASLSALANQSSDPPTSSVNKCYTPSATPTPQRSSTPGLAIFPGLPSPSVANSSSTPPTLPAQSPLTTSPSIMPVNCGSSASLLHGTSPTNPDQQLSSAPAATSIPVLVKTEPMSPTLSAFKGPTHSAGPSHGTIGLSALGRAYTSAASVPVSLPSSLNPALSGLSSLSAPLNNSSSLASISLAPHGSSAPIAPVFNGLPPFTSLTSNFAFTGNPALTPPVTLPGSLLATPSTTASAVSAPHVSSTAAVLSGLAASATVSAPPFSLNLSSAVPSLFSVAQGPLGSSNPSFPGFPVSNTPSVTPALPSFPGLQASSAVAAVAPLPAAATAPSPAPVLPGFASAFSSNFNSALVAQAGLTSGLQTPGNAVFPGLLSLPGIPGFPQSAAQSSLQELQHSAAAQSALLQAHSASALENYTAQPEGFANYPSTPGTPFSLQTSLPQSGWQ; encoded by the exons ATGGATAAGAAATCATTTGAAACCGTGCTGGATGAAATTAGAAAG GCTGTATTGACTGAGTACAAATTAAAAGCTATTGAATATGTTCATGGATACTTTTCTAGTGAACAG GTTGTTGAGTTGCTGAGATACTTTTCCTGGGCTGAACCACAGCTCAAGGCAATAAAGGCTTTACAACAT AAAATAGTGGCAGTTCCGGCGTCAAAAATGGTTAATATTCTCAACTGCTTCACATTCAGTAAAGATAAACTTATTGCCCTTGAAATCTTAGCTTC CAACATTGTTGATGCTCAGAATTATCGCCTTATTGAAGATCTGTTCAGAATTAATatgtcagagaagaaaagatgcagaagaatTCTTGAACAG GCTTCAAAAACGGGTTGTAAGGCTCCTCATGCTATGATATCATCCTGTGGCATGATTCCTGGCAACCCTTATCCCAAGGGCAAACCAAGCCGCATAAATGGAATTTTCCCA ggAACCCCTATCAAAAAGGACACAGAAGAATGTACTAATGAAGGAAAGGGAATAGCAGCCCGTATACTTGGACCATCCAAACCA GCTCCATCAACCTACAATCCACACAAACCAGTTCCATACCCCATCCCACCATGTCGGCCACATGCAACTATTGCACCAA GTGCTTACAACAATGCTGGCTTAGTTCCAATGGCTAACGTCATAGCTCCAGGCTTACCAGCTCCTCCCCCATACACTCCTAATCAAGTGGTATCAG AAAATGAGGACCTTTCCAGCCAGGCAAAACCTTCCCAAAATCAAG ctttttctgcaCAAGCGAATCAGCTCTTTACTCCTCATGGTTCTAATCCTTCAACACCTGCTGCTACTCCAGTCCCTACCCCATCACCTGTCAAGGCAATAAGCCATCCATTAGCACCTGCAACTCCACTCATCTCTGGGATGAACATGTCTACCCCTGTCCTTCCTGTTTTCCCAGGACAGGTCTCCTCTTCCATCCATACATCTCAGCCATCCACCCCAACCCCTACTGTCATCAAATCTCTTTCATTGCCTGGTGTTCCTGTCACATCTGTTCACAGTGCAACCTCTACCCCTATCCCTGCAGTTTTTTCTGGGCTGGCTTCTATACCCACTGCTACGCCAGCTCCGCAAGGTTCTTCCACACCGTGTGCCACACCTGCACCTAGCGAAGCTTTCGCATCTGCTACTGCACCATTTGCTGGCCTCCCGTTTTCTGCAACCTCTTCAATTGCTTCCGCTAATAATCCCACTCCATTGTCATCAGTTTTTGCTGGCCTCCCTTTGTCCTTGCCACCCAACGCCCAAGGGATTTCTAGTCCTGTTCCATCTACAATTGTTAATTCTCCCGCCACTACCATTCCTGGTTCACTTAGCTTGCCTAACCCAATTTTGTCTGTCTTAAAGGGATTTCTGACATCAAATGACACTTCATTAATCAATTCATCTGCTTTACCTTCTGCTATGACAAGTGAGCTTGCTTCTTTATCTGCTCTTGCTAATCAAAGCTCTGACCCTCCCACTTCCTCTGTCAACAAATGTTACACTCCAtcagccacccccaccccacagcgTTCCTCCACACCCGGCCTGGCCATTTTTCCAGGTCTTCCATCCCCATCTGTAGCCAATTCTAGTTCCACTCCTCCAACATTGCCTGCACAGTCACCTTTAACCACTTCGCCATCGATTATGCCAGTCAACTGTGGCTCATCAGCCTCCCTCTTGCATGGCACAAGCCCTACTAATCCTGATCAGCAGCTGTCATCAGCCCCAGCTGCCACAAGTATCCCAGTTCTGGTCAAAACAGAACCCATGAGTCCTACCCTCTCGGCCTTCAAAGGTCCTACTCATTCGGCTGGCCCTTCTCATGGCACTATAGGGCTGTCAGCACTCGGGCGTGCATACACCTCAGCAGCTTCAGTGCCAGTCAGTTTACCCAGTTCCCTGAATCCAGCGCTGTCAGGTCTCTCCTCTTTGAGTGCTCCTCTAAACAATTCCAGTTCTCTGGCTTCCATTTCCCTCGCCCCACATGGCTCCTCTGCTCCTATTGCCCCTGTGTTCAATGGACTTCCTCCTTTTACGTCTCTAACCAGTAACTTTGCTTTTACTGGTAATCCAGCACTTACGCCACCCGTCACTCTCCCAGGGTCTTTGTTAGCTACTCCGTCTACAACCGCTTCAGCCGTGTCTGCCCCTCATGTGAGTTCCACTGCCGCCGTACTCTCAGGACTCGCCGCCTCAGCAACAGTCTCTGCTCCACCCTTCTCGCTTAACTTGTCCAGTGCCgtcccttcccttttttctgttgcCCAGGGACCTCTGGGATCATCAAACCCATCCTTCCCTGGTTTTCCTGTCTCTAACACACCCTCTGTCActcctgctctcccttctttccctggCCTCCAGGCATCTTCTGCAGTAGCAGCAGTTGCACCGTTGCCGGCAGCTGCCACAGCCCCATCTCCGGCTCCGGTCCTGCCAGGGTTTGCCTCGGCCTTTAGCTCAAACTTCAACTCTGCACTTGTTGCACAGGCTGG CTTGACTTCTGGACTACAGACACCGGGAAATGCAGTTTTTCCTGGTCTTTTATCTCTCCCTGGTATCCCTGGCTTTCCCCAAAGTGCCGCACAATCTTCCTTGCAGGAATTGCAGCATAGTGCGGCTGCACAGTCAGCACTACTACAG GCAcattctgcttctgctctggAGAACTATACAGCTCAGCCTGAAGGTTTTGCTAACTATCCGTCAACACCAGGAACACCATTTTCATTGCAGACAAGTCTGCCCCAGAGTGGATGGCAATAA